From Weissella diestrammenae, a single genomic window includes:
- a CDS encoding lysylphosphatidylglycerol synthase transmembrane domain-containing protein produces MTRKNSFIFVLMLLLGGGIFYFSMRHVDSKAFIQSIHTANWWWLLVALGAMIVYLLLEAVVVKIFVDTEHEKISWRAAIRVPLVEQLGNGITPFATGGQPMQMIALAQAGIDIGRSGSILLMKFVVYQGMIVINFVIALLIGFNYIADKLNQMALLVIIGFLIHFAVIVTLLLVMYWPAFTDRLTTLILAPVKWFNPKKHEQWLATTREKIDNFHAESYRMSRRWGAMGKAIGVTFVQLALYYAIPYFILLALGQTHASFIFVMSLHILIVMVISLFPIPGGAGGAEASFSMLFSSFLPNAATLVLAMLIWRLITYYFGMFAGIIAFNVSARKRTK; encoded by the coding sequence ATGACAAGAAAAAATAGCTTTATTTTCGTTCTCATGTTGCTGCTTGGTGGTGGCATATTTTACTTTTCAATGCGGCATGTTGATTCAAAAGCTTTTATTCAGTCAATTCATACGGCAAATTGGTGGTGGTTACTTGTTGCGCTGGGTGCGATGATTGTTTATCTCTTGTTAGAAGCCGTTGTAGTTAAAATTTTTGTTGATACTGAACACGAAAAAATTAGTTGGCGGGCGGCAATTCGCGTCCCACTAGTTGAACAATTAGGAAATGGGATTACGCCCTTTGCTACTGGTGGGCAACCAATGCAAATGATTGCATTAGCGCAAGCTGGAATTGATATTGGTCGCTCAGGCTCAATTTTATTGATGAAGTTTGTGGTTTATCAAGGTATGATTGTGATTAACTTTGTTATCGCATTATTAATTGGCTTTAACTATATCGCCGATAAATTGAATCAAATGGCTTTGTTGGTCATTATTGGATTTTTGATTCATTTTGCCGTGATTGTTACTTTATTGTTGGTGATGTATTGGCCAGCATTTACTGATCGCCTGACTACGCTAATTTTGGCCCCGGTTAAATGGTTCAATCCTAAAAAGCATGAACAGTGGTTAGCCACGACACGTGAAAAAATTGATAATTTTCATGCTGAAAGCTATCGTATGAGTCGGCGCTGGGGCGCCATGGGCAAAGCAATTGGTGTGACTTTTGTCCAATTAGCTTTGTACTATGCAATTCCATATTTTATTTTGTTAGCTTTAGGTCAAACTCATGCAAGTTTTATTTTTGTCATGTCACTCCATATTTTAATTGTCATGGTGATTTCGCTATTCCCAATTCCGGGTGGCGCGGGTGGTGCTGAAGCAAGTTTTTCAATGCTTTTTAGTAGTTTCTTGCCTAACGCAGCAACATTGGTGTTGGCGATGCTGATTTGGCGTCTCATCACTTATTATTTTGGTATGTTTGCCGGCATTATTGCTTTTAATGTTTCGGCTAGAAAGAGGACAAAATGA
- a CDS encoding DUF1797 family protein, with amino-acid sequence MSRESELVKIIKRLESMTLDQNSEFQERHFDMFGVNVLTVLYDQPSHTFAVYGGRDDSRRFAFDNLDALAIDIYETLADFKAVF; translated from the coding sequence ATGAGCCGAGAAAGTGAATTAGTTAAAATCATTAAACGGCTTGAATCAATGACGTTGGACCAAAATAGCGAATTTCAAGAACGCCATTTTGATATGTTTGGCGTCAATGTGTTGACCGTCCTGTACGATCAACCTTCGCATACATTTGCGGTGTATGGTGGTCGAGACGATAGTCGACGCTTTGCGTTCGATAATTTAGATGCATTAGCAATTGATATTTATGAGACGTTAGCTGATTTTAAAGCTGTATTTTAA
- a CDS encoding LTA synthase family protein → MQRIGMTIKKWWPDFNSTVGFFILSVFLVTLKTYWAYQVEFSLGAKGLLQQFLLILNPIPTAIILLGIALYFRGRLAYWLMLLINLIQTLWLFANVLYYREFTDFISLNIMKAGGSVQNNLSKAIGGIVQPIDFIVFVDIIVLVILLSFKIIKVDKTAVQKRFAMLVTAFGFVMMLTVFGIASGDRSGLLTRTFDNNYIVKYLGLNEYAAYNVVKTREQSNEVKKAKPADLDKIKKFVNENRTLDNAVTFGKAKGKNVIIFHLESFQQFMLDYRWDGQEVTPNLNAFYHDQNTTAFDNFYNEVGQGKTADAELMLETSLFGTSSGSVMSNYGTSNTFQAMPALLAQEGGYTSAAFHGDVPSFWNRDNTYKNWGYDYFFSKSYYKDADNPEYNVGYGMKDKIFLKDSAAYMEKLPQPFYSKVITVTNHYPYDLDKQNISINKTDTDDKTVDGYVQTARYLDQAFGEFEQYLKDSGLWDKSMIVLYGDHYGISENHKSAIAKLIGKKNVSATDLVNWQKVPFMIRVPGMQGGINHTYGGEIDVMPTLLDLLGIKDDAMIQFGSDMFSAQYKQIVPFRNGDWVSSEYMKIGSNYYVTSTGTKINPKMDPRAESAVKAANAYVEKSLAYSDKVIQGNLLRFANASEIPEKKDKSLSYKKSVGLAKLKKVQGLGTSVASQNDGKLTNYNTDAPELGGPKQTIQTGEENTNSNQIASPDSILSGHGSERNK, encoded by the coding sequence ATGCAACGTATCGGAATGACAATCAAGAAATGGTGGCCTGATTTTAATTCAACGGTCGGATTTTTCATTCTATCGGTATTTTTAGTAACACTTAAAACGTATTGGGCATACCAAGTTGAATTCAGTCTTGGTGCTAAAGGTTTATTGCAACAGTTTTTGCTGATTTTAAACCCTATCCCGACAGCAATCATTCTATTAGGGATTGCACTCTATTTTAGAGGCCGATTAGCTTATTGGTTGATGTTATTGATTAATTTGATTCAAACCCTATGGCTGTTTGCAAATGTTTTGTACTATCGTGAATTTACTGACTTTATTTCACTTAACATTATGAAAGCCGGGGGGTCAGTTCAAAATAACTTGTCAAAAGCGATTGGTGGGATTGTCCAGCCAATTGACTTTATCGTTTTCGTCGACATCATCGTGTTAGTGATTTTATTGAGTTTTAAAATCATAAAGGTAGATAAAACTGCTGTTCAAAAGCGTTTTGCGATGTTAGTCACTGCCTTTGGATTTGTAATGATGTTGACTGTCTTTGGGATTGCATCTGGAGATCGCTCGGGCTTGCTGACGCGAACTTTTGACAACAATTACATTGTTAAATACCTTGGCTTAAATGAGTATGCGGCATACAACGTGGTGAAGACGCGGGAACAATCGAATGAAGTTAAAAAGGCTAAACCAGCTGATTTAGATAAAATCAAAAAGTTTGTGAATGAGAATCGGACACTTGATAATGCTGTTACTTTTGGTAAAGCTAAGGGGAAAAATGTTATTATTTTCCACCTCGAATCATTTCAACAATTTATGTTGGATTATCGTTGGGATGGGCAGGAAGTGACCCCAAATTTGAACGCCTTTTATCATGATCAGAATACCACAGCGTTTGATAATTTCTATAATGAAGTTGGTCAGGGAAAAACAGCTGATGCGGAGCTGATGTTAGAAACATCGCTCTTCGGTACGTCATCTGGTTCAGTGATGTCAAATTACGGGACATCAAACACATTCCAAGCTATGCCGGCGCTTTTGGCCCAGGAGGGTGGCTATACATCAGCTGCATTCCATGGGGATGTGCCATCATTTTGGAATCGAGATAATACGTATAAGAACTGGGGTTATGATTACTTCTTTTCAAAGTCATACTATAAAGACGCTGACAATCCAGAATACAATGTCGGCTATGGTATGAAGGACAAGATTTTCTTAAAGGACTCAGCAGCTTATATGGAAAAGTTGCCACAACCTTTCTATTCAAAGGTTATCACTGTGACGAATCACTATCCTTATGACTTGGATAAACAAAACATTTCTATTAATAAAACCGATACAGATGATAAAACTGTTGACGGTTATGTTCAAACTGCACGTTATCTTGATCAAGCCTTTGGTGAATTTGAACAATACCTTAAGGATAGTGGTCTCTGGGATAAATCAATGATCGTTTTGTATGGGGATCACTATGGTATCTCTGAAAATCATAAATCAGCGATTGCTAAGTTGATTGGTAAGAAAAACGTTTCCGCCACCGATTTAGTGAATTGGCAAAAGGTACCATTTATGATTCGTGTTCCTGGCATGCAGGGTGGCATCAATCATACTTATGGTGGTGAAATTGATGTTATGCCGACATTATTGGATTTGTTGGGAATTAAAGATGATGCCATGATTCAATTTGGCTCAGATATGTTCTCTGCGCAGTACAAGCAAATTGTGCCATTTAGAAATGGTGATTGGGTAAGTAGTGAGTATATGAAGATTGGTTCGAATTACTATGTCACTTCGACGGGTACCAAAATCAATCCTAAGATGGATCCGCGTGCTGAATCAGCGGTTAAGGCTGCAAACGCGTATGTTGAAAAGTCGCTGGCTTATTCTGATAAAGTCATTCAAGGTAATTTACTGCGCTTTGCTAATGCGTCTGAAATCCCAGAGAAAAAGGACAAGTCACTTTCGTATAAAAAGAGTGTTGGGTTAGCTAAGCTCAAGAAAGTACAAGGCCTAGGGACAAGTGTGGCATCTCAAAATGATGGTAAATTGACAAACTATAATACTGATGCGCCTGAATTAGGCGGACCCAAGCAAACGATTCAAACCGGAGAAGAGAATACGAATTCGAATCAAATTGCGTCACCAGACTCAATTCTAAGCGGCCATGGATCAGAACGAAATAAGTAA
- a CDS encoding chloride channel protein has translation MESVQNKQSKNKSDEQTRILIISTIVLGVIVGLSALVLSLFLDGIERLFLSFEETSAAPSATMITGGHRLISVVIGGVIAAVVWYFLRTRYKPVIGINQALKGEKMPWVQTVIDVITQIMFVGTGGSVGRELAPREAGAMLAQRWSHLVNRLGLPNLTQENQRLLIAAAAGAGFAGIYIAPITGMLFCVEILLKQISPKTVTVSLSMSIIAMLVGSLVKGFKPYYLIHDTHFTLIILPFVIIAGPLIGIAGAFFRQTFKWAEKQQSKDKNILWQLPLAAVLTGIVAMRFPQIMGNGRALAQLSMNYNQQMFIGMLVFGAMVKAIVTVLTIRSGAAGGTLTPSIAIGSALGVLIGVGFNLMGIALPLSQTALLGAGILLAASQQAPLMALFMIFEVSHLNYSAFLPLGLGVALAYVSSQIVLRKRN, from the coding sequence ATGGAAAGTGTACAAAATAAACAATCAAAAAATAAAAGTGATGAACAAACGCGTATCTTAATTATTTCAACAATTGTCTTAGGTGTGATTGTTGGGTTGAGCGCGTTAGTGCTTAGTTTATTTTTAGATGGGATTGAACGGTTATTTTTAAGTTTTGAAGAAACATCGGCAGCGCCCAGTGCAACGATGATTACGGGTGGCCACCGTTTGATTTCAGTCGTTATTGGTGGTGTGATTGCTGCAGTTGTATGGTATTTCTTGCGTACAAGATATAAACCAGTAATTGGGATTAATCAAGCCTTGAAAGGCGAAAAAATGCCTTGGGTTCAAACGGTGATTGATGTCATCACGCAAATTATGTTTGTGGGTACTGGCGGATCTGTTGGACGTGAATTGGCACCTCGAGAGGCTGGGGCTATGCTGGCGCAGCGGTGGTCACATTTGGTTAATAGACTGGGATTACCAAACTTGACTCAAGAAAATCAGCGCTTATTGATTGCAGCCGCGGCTGGTGCCGGATTTGCGGGTATTTATATTGCACCAATTACTGGTATGTTATTCTGCGTTGAAATTTTATTGAAGCAAATTTCACCTAAAACCGTGACTGTAAGTTTAAGTATGTCGATTATTGCAATGTTAGTCGGCTCGTTGGTTAAAGGGTTTAAACCCTATTATTTAATTCATGACACGCACTTTACACTGATTATTTTACCGTTTGTTATAATTGCAGGGCCATTGATCGGAATTGCTGGCGCATTCTTTCGACAAACATTTAAATGGGCAGAAAAACAACAAAGTAAGGATAAAAATATTCTCTGGCAATTACCGCTGGCAGCAGTACTTACCGGAATTGTAGCAATGCGTTTTCCACAAATTATGGGTAATGGTCGAGCATTGGCTCAGCTCTCTATGAATTATAATCAACAGATGTTCATTGGCATGTTGGTGTTTGGTGCAATGGTCAAAGCGATTGTGACGGTATTGACGATTCGCTCAGGGGCGGCTGGCGGGACTTTGACACCATCCATTGCTATTGGGTCAGCTTTAGGTGTTTTAATTGGTGTTGGATTTAATCTGATGGGAATCGCATTGCCACTAAGTCAGACCGCATTATTAGGGGCCGGGATTTTACTAGCAGCATCACAGCAAGCGCCTTTAATGGCTTTGTTTATGATCTTTGAAGTGAGCCATTTGAACTATTCTGCCTTCTTGCCGCTGGGTCTAGGCGTCGCCTTAGCATATGTGAGTTCACAAATCGTGCTCAGAAAAAGAAATTAA
- a CDS encoding copper homeostasis protein CutC, whose protein sequence is MIREIALQDLTTAKRAIVAHVDRIELNSRLDLGGLTPDLKLVKQVYTLANQEQVELVVMVRPRAGDFVYNNAEFEEMKATILALKTVGISTVTFGILTKQNHLDEQRMTQLIQLAKPMQVVMHMAFDDLSDDAQLPAIDWLVQQGVQRILMHGGQLSEPITETLPKLKQTIIDANGRIEILPGGGITYENAEHIAQALACLQVHGSKIVRLD, encoded by the coding sequence ATGATAAGAGAAATTGCTTTGCAAGATTTGACGACAGCTAAACGAGCAATTGTGGCACATGTTGATCGCATTGAGCTAAATAGCCGCCTGGATTTAGGTGGACTAACACCTGATTTAAAGTTGGTAAAACAGGTCTATACGTTAGCTAATCAGGAACAGGTCGAACTTGTCGTGATGGTGCGTCCCCGCGCTGGCGACTTTGTCTATAATAATGCTGAATTTGAAGAGATGAAAGCGACAATTTTAGCCTTAAAAACAGTTGGTATATCAACTGTGACGTTTGGCATCTTAACAAAACAGAATCATTTAGATGAGCAACGCATGACGCAATTAATTCAGTTAGCAAAACCAATGCAGGTCGTCATGCATATGGCCTTTGACGACCTATCTGATGATGCACAATTACCAGCAATTGACTGGTTGGTTCAGCAGGGTGTCCAACGCATCTTAATGCATGGCGGCCAATTATCAGAGCCAATAACGGAAACGTTGCCAAAGCTTAAGCAAACGATTATTGACGCCAATGGACGCATTGAGATTTTACCGGGCGGTGGTATCACATATGAGAATGCTGAGCACATAGCACAGGCGCTGGCGTGCTTACAGGTTCATGGGTCGAAGATTGTCCGACTAGACTAA
- a CDS encoding KxYKxGKxW signal peptide domain-containing protein, with protein MGKNNQKKKDYQPRFKMYKDKKTWVKASDSGIISDISEMVTDHFDKRHVPEYVHKSDANWLKAGLVLISMFSAGVTGAAIMPTDASADTTAETEQTTSNGTTTATGTGVSGDNSATSQADNAVSAANAQVSAHPDTTYTTGTVSSDAYPSLATSAGDSTASQANDQGAITANATDPQTRPVDISGSFSGAIDPATDTTAQVVVTSPVSQTTSLADVTPSSDGTTATTAGGSTADLSFDSLAAVRAELSSAQSVASSAAAAKSTAISQAASATSAASSYAQVMAAQSAASQAALAALQAVTSQAIADANNVTFDTIPLIGTKTSAAGSGVFSGKTGYGSYQSESAAIASAASAANAGNYTAAASYAHKAASYADGTLIDDANLSALQSFAASVDVQSTAASSAASAYTAALASSSAASNAASVANSLANSAISVQSSATSAASAAAAAQQDIVNAISAVEANQEANKLITIDASGSFSHFNSGDLNSMATMFNSMAAVSGVSTSYATMMHAAASYATELATNNAEFQAVASLYKSGKPSAFIPALNLNLDDIQAQVNYIIALMQDTKTFSESTFLAPIVQNQDGTYVINLKLDPGLIASANLTAPLQKLITSLNEMQNEINVYSTTVIPQFVVSFMEVAYNAYNGTNDPLTATAIDLIARYTQQTVDAQIQSIAVSIATSYTNVANAITGTTESDLAIKNFLLTLGQGQQTLADQAATRYSAEYVGTTDASKFQTMVKNQGNLGIIGGILLNLITTQINTSANSIGSSIQSMMTTISKDNITFAQQLQTVFSQLRAQSNLSTTITATASFEATDPNLSTTASGSFTEENYSMAVTGISAMSGIVTTKVAYQNVTTTDLTILVNRVSGSATQSALAGSTLTAAQTVLADVNASQLDVNTAYANLVKAVDVAINLKTETIVPASDFNFQPVGILGTVIDSSGDLYYIISSAENNNIAKNGDSTAMAGLTGDGGLTTADPATATQLFHQVGWLSDGYSASGQYYLDSLGTAIPDTWSIDGATLQSDGSYTHTLYIVSSADSQSASIVTDMTDPLGAQNYGTMTGKSGTSMSTTTTDAQLARTGYTYTVKVGDKT; from the coding sequence ATGGGAAAAAATAACCAAAAAAAGAAAGATTATCAACCACGTTTTAAAATGTATAAAGATAAAAAAACGTGGGTCAAAGCATCAGATTCTGGGATTATATCCGATATTTCAGAAATGGTGACGGACCATTTTGATAAGCGCCACGTGCCAGAATATGTGCACAAATCCGATGCGAACTGGTTGAAGGCTGGATTAGTGCTGATTTCAATGTTTTCTGCTGGCGTAACTGGGGCGGCTATCATGCCAACTGATGCTAGTGCTGACACGACAGCCGAGACGGAACAGACGACTAGTAACGGCACTACAACTGCGACCGGAACCGGCGTATCTGGAGACAATTCAGCCACTTCGCAAGCCGATAATGCAGTCAGTGCTGCAAATGCACAAGTTTCGGCGCATCCAGACACAACTTATACGACAGGAACAGTTTCAAGTGATGCTTATCCAAGTCTTGCAACAAGCGCAGGGGATAGTACTGCTTCACAAGCCAATGATCAAGGTGCCATTACTGCGAATGCAACCGACCCGCAAACACGACCTGTCGATATTTCGGGGTCATTTTCAGGCGCAATTGATCCAGCAACTGATACAACGGCGCAAGTCGTTGTGACATCACCGGTTAGTCAAACGACAAGTTTAGCTGATGTGACGCCGTCATCTGATGGTACAACAGCCACGACCGCTGGTGGTAGCACAGCTGATTTATCCTTTGACTCACTCGCAGCTGTTCGGGCGGAATTATCTTCGGCGCAAAGTGTTGCTAGTAGTGCAGCTGCCGCTAAATCGACAGCTATTAGTCAGGCTGCATCGGCAACCAGTGCAGCTAGCTCATACGCACAAGTCATGGCTGCTCAATCAGCAGCTAGCCAAGCCGCACTCGCTGCTTTGCAAGCCGTAACAAGTCAGGCCATCGCAGATGCTAATAATGTGACATTTGACACAATACCATTGATAGGTACGAAGACCAGTGCAGCTGGATCGGGTGTATTTTCTGGTAAAACTGGTTACGGGAGTTATCAATCAGAATCAGCAGCGATTGCTAGTGCTGCCTCGGCAGCAAATGCTGGGAATTATACGGCTGCTGCCTCTTATGCGCATAAAGCTGCATCATACGCTGACGGTACGCTGATAGATGATGCTAATTTATCCGCTTTACAATCATTTGCGGCCAGCGTTGATGTCCAATCAACTGCTGCTAGTTCAGCCGCCAGTGCTTATACAGCAGCATTAGCCAGTTCATCTGCTGCAAGTAACGCCGCGTCTGTCGCCAATTCACTTGCCAATTCAGCCATAAGCGTTCAATCAAGTGCCACATCTGCCGCGTCTGCCGCAGCTGCCGCACAACAAGATATAGTGAATGCTATTTCGGCAGTTGAAGCGAATCAAGAAGCAAACAAGTTGATTACCATCGATGCAAGCGGCTCATTTAGTCATTTTAATAGTGGTGATTTGAACTCGATGGCGACGATGTTTAATAGTATGGCAGCCGTTTCTGGTGTTAGCACGAGTTATGCGACGATGATGCATGCCGCTGCTAGCTATGCGACTGAATTAGCGACCAACAATGCTGAATTTCAAGCTGTGGCCAGTTTATATAAGTCTGGGAAACCTTCAGCGTTTATCCCGGCTTTGAATTTGAACTTGGATGACATCCAAGCTCAAGTTAATTACATCATTGCCTTGATGCAAGATACAAAAACCTTTTCAGAATCAACCTTCTTAGCACCAATTGTTCAAAATCAAGATGGGACTTATGTGATTAACTTAAAGCTTGATCCAGGGTTAATCGCTAGTGCTAATTTGACAGCGCCTTTACAAAAACTGATTACGTCATTGAATGAGATGCAAAATGAGATCAATGTTTATTCAACAACGGTGATTCCCCAGTTCGTTGTTTCATTTATGGAAGTTGCATACAATGCATATAATGGCACAAACGATCCTTTAACAGCTACTGCCATTGATTTAATTGCACGTTATACACAGCAAACAGTGGATGCCCAAATTCAAAGTATTGCGGTATCAATCGCAACAAGTTATACGAATGTAGCCAATGCCATTACTGGTACGACAGAATCCGATTTAGCAATCAAGAACTTTTTGTTAACCTTGGGACAAGGACAACAAACACTGGCAGATCAAGCCGCTACCCGTTATTCAGCTGAATATGTTGGGACCACTGATGCCTCTAAGTTCCAAACGATGGTTAAAAACCAAGGCAATTTGGGTATCATCGGTGGGATTCTTTTGAACTTGATTACTACCCAAATTAATACCTCAGCAAATTCAATTGGTAGTTCTATCCAATCAATGATGACGACAATCAGTAAGGACAACATTACTTTTGCCCAACAGCTACAAACAGTCTTTTCGCAATTGCGTGCACAATCTAACCTGTCAACAACGATTACAGCGACAGCTAGCTTTGAAGCAACTGATCCTAATTTATCGACGACGGCATCAGGTAGCTTTACTGAAGAAAACTATTCAATGGCTGTGACTGGTATTTCGGCTATGAGTGGGATAGTAACAACTAAGGTCGCTTATCAAAATGTGACGACAACTGATTTAACAATTTTAGTCAATCGTGTTAGCGGCAGTGCGACTCAATCGGCATTAGCTGGTAGTACCTTAACAGCAGCGCAGACTGTTTTAGCTGATGTCAATGCCTCTCAGTTAGATGTCAATACGGCATATGCTAATTTGGTTAAAGCAGTTGACGTGGCGATTAACCTGAAGACCGAAACAATTGTTCCTGCGAGTGATTTTAATTTCCAACCCGTTGGAATATTAGGCACAGTAATCGATAGTTCGGGTGATTTGTACTATATTATTTCATCAGCAGAGAACAACAATATTGCAAAAAATGGTGACTCGACCGCGATGGCTGGCCTGACTGGTGATGGTGGGTTAACGACCGCTGACCCAGCGACTGCAACCCAATTGTTCCATCAGGTGGGGTGGTTAAGCGATGGATATAGTGCTTCTGGTCAATATTATTTGGATTCTCTGGGTACAGCCATTCCTGACACATGGTCAATTGACGGTGCCACATTACAAAGTGATGGGTCATATACGCATACGCTCTATATTGTCTCTTCAGCTGATTCGCAATCAGCCTCTATTGTGACTGATATGACAGATCCCTTGGGTGCACAAAATTATGGCACAATGACGGGAAAGTCTGGTACATCAATGTCGACGACAACAACTGATGCGCAATTAGCACGAACGGGCTATACGTATACTGTCAAGGTTGGTGATAAGACTTAG